In a genomic window of Arvicanthis niloticus isolate mArvNil1 chromosome 8, mArvNil1.pat.X, whole genome shotgun sequence:
- the St8sia6 gene encoding alpha-2,8-sialyltransferase 8F isoform X5, with the protein MSYEVESKKQIHIRENIFHMFPVSQPFVDYPYNQCAVVGNGGILNKSLCGAEIDKSDFVFRCNLPPITGSASKDVGSKTNLVTVNPSIITLKYRNLKEEKARFLEDISTYGDAFLLLPAFSFRANTGISLKVYQTLKESNMRQKVLFFHPRYLRHLALFWRTKGVTAFRLSTGLMIASIAVELCENVKLYGFWPFSKTVEETPLSHHYYDNKLPKHGFHQMPKEYSQMLQLHMRGILKLQFSKCETA; encoded by the exons ATGAGCTATGAGGTGGAAAGCAAGAAACAAATCCACATTCGAGAGAACATTTTCCACATGTTTCCAGTG TCACAACCTTTTGTGGATTATCCCTATAACCAGTGTGCAGTGGTTGGCAATGGGGGAATTCTGAACAAGTCCCTCTGTGGAGCAGAAATTGATAAATCTGACTTCGTCTTCAG GTGTAACCTCCCCCCAATCACAGGGAGCGCTAGTAAAGATGTTGGAAGCAAAACGAATCTTGTGACTGTCAATCCCAGCATCATAACCCTGAA aTACAGGAATTTAAAGGAGGAGAAAGCAAGATTTCTGGAAGATATTTCCACCTATGGAGATGCATTTCTTCTTTTGCCAGCCTTTTCCTTTCGGGCCAACACTGGCATCTCTCTTAAAGTCTACCAAACACTCAAAGAATCTAATATGAGGCAAaaggttctcttcttccatcccaGGTACCTGAGACACCTCGCTCTTTTCTGGAGAACTAAAGGGGTGACTGCATTCCGCTTATCCACGGGCTTGATGATCGCAAGCATTGCAGTGGAACTGTGTGAAAATGTGAAGCTCTATGGATTCTGGCCTTTCTCTAAGACTGTGGAAGAAACGCCTCTCAGTCACCACTACTATGACAACAAGTTACCCAAGCACGGCTTCCACCAGATGCCTAAAGAGTACAGTCAAATGCTCCAGCTCCATATGAGAGGCATCCTCAAACTGCAATTCAGCAAATGTGAAACGGCTTAA